A single Macrobrachium nipponense isolate FS-2020 chromosome 5, ASM1510439v2, whole genome shotgun sequence DNA region contains:
- the LOC135215805 gene encoding uncharacterized protein LOC135215805, which yields MPVDTGAMRSVFPLSAEDRSCAPDDPTALVAGNGTPIRTYDTRALSIASLGRNYTWPLILANIQTPFLGADFLTHHALLVDVACQCLLDTKTCLYLPLARGPRVPTICSILPHHRYASLLQEFPDVFRPELRQVAGATPMHSVFHHIETKGPPTHAKFRRLPPNLLQKAKTAFKETEKMGSCTKAESTWASSLHMVKKADGTWRPCGDYWCLNLITTPYSYPLPNMQDLQN from the coding sequence ATGCCGGTTGACACTGGTGCCATGCGGTCAGTGTTCCCTTTGTCTGCAGAGGATCGCAGCTGTGCCCCCGATGACCCAACTGCCCTCGTAGCTGGCAATGGGACGCCTATCCGTACTTATGACACCAGGGCCCTGTCCATCGCGTCCCTGGGCCGGAACTACACCTGGCCCTTGATCCTCGCCAACATACAGACCCCTTTCCTTGGGGCAGATTTCCTCACCCACCACGCCCTCTTGGTGGATGTGGCCTGCCAGTGCCTTCTTGATACCAAGACCTGCCTCTACCTCCCACTTGCCAGAGGACCAAGGGTGCCCACCATCTGCTCCATCCTTCCGCACCACAGGTACGCCTCCCTTCTTCAGGAGTTTCCGGATGTCTTCCGTCCCGAGCTTCGCCAGGTGGCTGGAGCCACGCCCATGCACAGTGTCTTCCACCATATTGAGACCAAGGGCCCCCCGACACACGCCAAGTTCCGCCGCCTCCCACCAAACCTCCTCCAGAAAGCCAAGACCGCATTCAAAGAAACAGAGAAGATGGGGAGCTGTACAAAAGCAGAGAGTACGTGGGCGTCctccctccacatggtgaagaaggcagacGGTACATGGAGGCCCTGCGGTGACTACTGGTGCCTAAATCTCATTACCACGCCCTACagctaccccttgccaaacatgcaggacctccaAAATTGA